AAGCAGTCTGTCCACCTCGTCGGGCGCAAGGGTGGCGTTGTAGAAAACCTCGTCGCGTTTCTGGTCGTCTTTTGTCTGCCCACCCTCAAGAACGCAATCCTTGTAGGGGAAAGACAAAACCACGTCGCCGGAGGCCGAGATGAGGTCGCCGCGAGCGTCGGTCAAGCCGATGCGGTTTTTGAAGCGCGTATAGCTGTCAGGCAGGAATTGGCGGTTGTTGACCACCCAACCGAAGCCGACCTTGTCAAAGACCATCGTGCCGTTCACGTCGGCGAAAAAGCGCTTTTTCGTCTCGGCGTTGCCGAGCAGCAACCCGATGAGCCCCGCGTCCATATTCATGGCGGACTCGTAAACCTTGTTGCGGAGAAGTGCTCCGTCTTCCGTGAAGAACCTCTCGTCCGCTTTTAGGACTTCCACCAGTGTCTCAAAAAAATTAGCCATTTTTCTCCTTGCTCCTTTTCGCCTTAATGATATACATTGCCTGTTTCAGCGTCGTAGCGCTTGCTTTCACGAGATCGATCACACCATCGCCTGCATTCACGCCCCAGTTCCTTATTCCGCGTACCGCTTAGCCTTGGCAAAAACCACAAGCTGCTCAAAAGACATCTTGCCAAGACAATAATCGCGGATGATCTCAATACCTCTCTTTGTGGGATGATAACCCTCGAACATATTGGAACCGATAGCCTCGGCCGCGTTTTCCAAGGTTTCCAAGTCTGGAAATGGAACGTCCATAATGGTCAGCGCGTTGCGGTCGATTGTGATTGCTGTGTATGGCATGTCTCCCCCCCTTACTTCCCCAGATCCCCGATCAAGCGCTTGACCTCGTCAGGCAGAGCGTCATACCAAGCCTGCTCCTGGCCCGCGGGCGGAAAGATTGTCCCGAATTTCAGGATATTGGTCGGTTCCGTAGCGTTCAGATCAATCCAGACGTCGCTCTTTCTGAAGTCGCAGACGGCGCTTATCCGCTCCGTCAATTCCAGCATCAGCGCCCTGTTTTGCTCCGGCGTGCGCTTGCGGACATCGCCCCTGATCCACATGTGGTCGCCGTAGGGCTTGCCTCCCACATAGCGGTTTTCATCGGGAATTTCGTGGAAGATCACCTGCACATAATAGGGGAAGGCGCCCGTTTTGGCAACGTGCCCGTCCGTAATAGCCGCCGCTATCGCTTGTTTTTGAGCTTTCGTAAGTTTGTTTTGATTGACGTAGACTTGATATGTAGGCATGATATCCTCCGTTAAATTTTATGTTTTTTCGCACTCCTCGCCTCTCGCCAGATTATTCAGGCGATTTCACAACCCAATGCCCTCCCTTGTCCGCTCCGATCCGCTCGACCAAGCCAAGCTTTTTCAATTTCGCTATGTTCTTTTGAACCCCTCGTGGCGTCATTTGGACATCCTCTGCAATTTTCGCCGCACTGATTTTCGGCTGCATAATCATTAGTTTGACAATGGTTCGCTGCACACCTTTTTCTACGAACTTTTCTACGAACTCATCCGGGTTTTCTACGAACTTATAGTCAGTTTCACCGAACTCATTTCTAACCTTTTCTACGAACTCGTCCTCAAGCATATTTTCAATCCCATTACCTTCACTATTGCCTACATTACCTACAACATTACCTTCATAATTACCTGCATTATCTTCAAGATTAGCGTCAATATTAAGGTCACTTTCCACGGCCTGCCGGTAAAAAATTACCGTAAACCCCATTTTTCCCAGATTGAATCCATATTTCACACCTGCGCTTCCGCATTCTCGTGCGATTTTACGGAGGCCTGTCCCGAATCGCTCAATATCTTTCGAGTAATACATGATTTTGGCCAGTAACGGGTTGCGCTGAACAGAGGTTTCCGAGCCGTTGATATAGTCTTCCGGGGTCAATCCCTCTGGAAACGTCCCGGGATTATAAATCTCAATGCGATTGCTGAAAATGGCAATTTCGTTGGTCTGGGGGATCTCGGCGTCCCGATGAACGAAGCTGTTCAAAAGCGCCTCCCGTACGGCATCCATCGGGACTTCGGGAATTTCCGTTCTCTGCGGGGAACCGTCACGGATAACGCGCCAGCGGATGTTGCGCCGAATATACTGCTCGCCGATATCGACGAGTTGGTTGATTGTCCCTCTCGCTCTGCCAATATCGATGAACGTATGCTTGACATCGGTGGCAAAGACCGCCATCTGGATCTCGAGCGGCGAATTCTTTCCGAACATGGCAATTGCCGTGTTATTCGGTACGCCGCCTTTCATGAGTTCCAGCCGGCGAAGGATGTCATCGCGATTCGTAAACTTGTAGGAAAGTCTGCCGCTTTCGTTTGCTTTCTTTATGTAAGATCGCAAAAAGTTCGTGTTGACATCATCGGCTGTCTTTCCCGAAGGCGCCGAGTCCCAGGGCGACACCATGCCGCGCTTTTTCTTGAAAAGGCCCTCCAACTCCTCCGGGGAGATCTGTTTGCATTCATCGGCCACGCGGATATACGCTTTGCCAAAGGCAAAATAAGGCGAATTCTCCCCTTCGAATTGAACACGGATACAATCCTTGTAATCGATATTGACTTTTTCGATCGTCGGGTATATCTGAGGTTTTATGTTTTCGGTCAAAAAACGGCTGATATCGCGCAACGATGACCCGGATACCGTCTGCCCCAGGACTCGTCCGTCATTCTGGATGCCGAAATACACCTCCCCCCGCCCGTGCTTGTTCAGCATGGCAACAACATCAATAACGGCGTCTTTCGCTTCCGCCGTGGTTTTCTTGAATTCTAGCGTTTCCGATTCCTGACCGAATATCATGTTCGTTTTCTCCTTATATCTCCTGTCTTCGCTTGTTTACATTTTACCCTTTTTAGCGCCAAAATTCAATAGTTTTCTTGATGAAAAAGCACGGGCGTAAGATCTTACGCCCGCGTACGATATTCATCCTCAATCTGGTAACCGTCAATCGCGGAAACGAAGGAATTATCCGCCCCGCGGCCTCTCAAAACCCTTTCTGCCGGATCCTGAAGGCATCGCCGTATAAGGTGACGGCCACCGCTGTGACGCGACTGATCCCGCTTTCGGCGAAAAGCGCCTTGTATCCGCTCTTATCCATGGCCTCGTGAGCTTCCGCCAGGGCTTCGTCGTGACTCTCTCCGTCCCGCAGGCTTTTGAGGGCAAGCGCATACCCCTCCTGATTTTTGTCCTTGGGACGCAGGAGCAACTCAATTTTGCCGATTTTTTCGACAATGTTGACGTAGAAGGCGTATTCCCGCTGCAAAGCCATGGCGAGGCTGAACGTAAATCCGTAACAGAAGATATCGGAATTCCCGGGGGCCAACTCCCTGGATTTTGCGTGTACGATGGCCTGAAGGTTCTCCTCGAAGGAGTTCTGCCCCGTGATCACGCCGCCCCGGACGGAACTCAGGAGTTCCTCAAAGTGCGGGGAACTGAGTCCGACGAATTTTTCGATGAAACTGCAGCGGAAAAACGTATAGACTTCCCGGTTGGGGATTCTGAGATATCCGCAACCTTCTTCAACGCTGTCCCGCTTCAGGGTCAGATAGCCGATATCGAGTAAAAATGTCCAGATTTTTTTGTCGGAAATCACGAGGGGAAAAGGCAGGGAGCGGAAAATATATTTCCGGATGGACTCGTTCTGCAAGAGCGTGGCCAGATCCCGAAAGTCATAATCTTCCATCAATCCCAACAATTGCGTGATTGCGTCAATATTTACCGGATTTATCCAGTATGTGCGAAATTCCCTCTGTTTGGCAAACATAATGACCGACCAGGGATTGTAGACCTCCTCGTTCCCGTATTGATAGCCTCCGTACCATTTCCTGACGCTCTCCATCATGTGGCTGAGTCCGTATTCCTTGAGGATCTGGACGACTTCTCCCTCGTTGAAGCTGAAAAAATTCTCCCCCCGGGTGACCGTTCCCTCATAGGGCGTATCGATAATGGAATTCAGCATCTTGGCGTAGAGATCATCCCGCGTCAGGCGAAAGAGGCCGGTCAACACGCTGAATTTCATATAGGGATTTCCCTTGAGCCCCGAAGAAAACAGCGTCCGCCAGAAATCGCCGATGTCTCTGTAATAGTCTTTGTGCCAGCTGTCGATAACCGGCGCGTCGTATTCGTCAACAAGGATAATAACGGGCTTGCCGTAAAATTCATAGAGAAATTTACTCAGGTAAAAAATCGCGTTTACCAGAAAAATAGAATCTTTGCTGCGCATCAGATCATCATAGATGAAACGGCTTCCCTGGGAGAGCTTGTCGTAAATAAAGGAAAAATGATCGAGCAAATGCAGAAACGCTTTGTAGATATTGGTCTTGCATTCCGCGAAATCTTTGGAGCGGATGTCCTTGAACGACAGATAGATGACCGGATAACACCCCTGCTCCAGAAAGTACTCGCTCTGGGCGATCTTCAGATCCCGGAACAGTCTGCGGTTTTCCTCGGCGCGCCCGATGTCGAAATAATAGAAGAGCATGGTCAGGTTGACGGTTTTTCCGAAGCGCCGCGGGCGCTGGAACATGAGCACGTCTGAGGCCGATTCGAGGATTTTCGCGATTAACATGGACTTGTCGACATAATAATAGCCGCCATCGATGATTTTTTTGAAATCATCCACTGCCGTCGGTAATTTTCTCATATCTTTCCACCTTTTTCATTGATTTGTGTTGTTATAAAACGTGCGTTTCACGCAGTCGGCCGGCAATTTCAAGGACGCCCTTTACGGAAAATTCGTCGGAGTCCAGCAGGCGGACCACATTTTTGGGATAATATCCGGAAATCAGCGTATAAAGCCCTTTTGCCAGGATTCCGCCGCCGACCACGAAAAGATTCCGGTATTGCTCCGCGTAATAATTTTTCGCGAGGACATCGAGATCCCCGCTCAGCACAAGGCCCAGGAGAAAGTTCTGTTTCCGGGTAAGCGTCAATTTTTCCCGAAGATCGAGACCCCGCAGCATGAACGCGCCCCGGTTTATGCCGTAGCGCCGTCCCGCCTCGAGCCCGGTCCGGAGGAAATCGGGATCAAGCGCTTCCGCGAAGGCGCCGTCCACGGAAGCCTCCAATATCGTATGCTTTGTCAGCGCTTCCAGCAATTCGCCGCTCAGCGTCGTCGTAAAATCAAGGATTTCTCCTCCCGACGCCTCGACAAATTTGTTGTGGGAGCCCGGCAGGATCAGAAGCGCCGGTTCCCGCAGTCCCGTTTCCGCCATGACCCCGATGATTTCGGTCTCTTCGCCGCGAATGACGTCAATCAGATTAAGCCCGCGAAATTTGAGCTCGTCCTTGGCCTTTTTGACGCCGGGGATCAGGGTCAGCGCAAATTCCCCGAAGGAAAACTGTCGAAGGCGCCGGGCCAGCGTCTCCGCCGATACCGGCAGGGGCTCATGGGGAACCTCGGCCAGCCCCAGCGGGGAGGTGATCATCCCCGAGGCGAATATGCCTTCGATGTCATTTTTGTCCACGCGGTTTTCGGAAAGCGTTTCCGTGAGAAGCGCGTAGAGTTGCTCCGCAAAGGCTTTTTTCCCGATTTTCACGCCGGCCTTGGACTTGGCCCGGGCAATGACGACGCCCCCTTCGGTGATCCGGATCCTGACGTTTGACGTACCCGCGTCGATGGCGACAATCTTCTTTTCCATTCGTATCCCCCCGCAGGGCTGCAATCGTCCGGATCTCAGCGTCCGCCGGCGGCGGCCACGGGCCAGACCGGCGAATCTTCTCTGAGACAGGGCAGGATTTTTTCCCAGGGAACGAGGGATTCGGGCTGCCCCAAGGCGTAATAGCCCAGTTCGTAGTCGCTGTAGCTGAAAATAATTCCTGTGGCCGTCACGCCGAAATTCGTCCCCGGCTGCCACAGATTGTCCATCAGGTCCTTCTTCCCGTCCTCGTCCACGACGTCGTCCAGCGATTTCGCCTCCCAGTAGGTCAGAAGTCCGGGGATAATGAGCTCCCGGATCTTGTCCTCGGTCCCGGCCTTGAAGATGTCCGCCGCGCTCAACTCGTTTCCGGTCTTCAGATCCAGAAGCGAATAGGACGTCCCGCCGGTCCCGTGGGCCCCGCCGGAAAACTGCCAGTAGTTGATGGCGTACTGCAGGATGTCGGCGTTGTGAAAGAGGATTTTGTTTTCCGAGTGATATTCCCAGGCCAGGGACCAGGTCTCGTCCGAGGCGATATCGCCGTTTTCCTCTTTGTAGCTTTCGACTTCCGAGCGGTAGAACGTTTGCAGGGCCTCTTCGGCCGTCATATCGGCGTAATCCTCGCCGAAATTCTTCGTGAGAAATTGTCTCTGCAGCTTCTTCAGGATTTCGGGATCTTTATAGCCGTCGGGCCAGGTGAAGCTGATGTTGATCGTATAGCCGTTTTCCGAGGATACGGGCAGATAGAAGGTCTCGGCCACGCCGATGGTCTTGAAGACCAAAGAATCGTTTTCCCCTCCCCAAAGCAACATCCCCGAAAGCAGTAAAACCCCGATGATTTTTCTCATTTTTCCTCCTCTGTCAATGGCTTTTTCCATTTCCCCGCGCCGAGGCTTTTCGAAAAAGTTGATCAAGCGTCTGTACTTCATATTATACCTCATTATGGCAAAAAAGTAAAATGGGTCCGATGATTTTTTCACCGATTTTTTCACGTAAATTCAAAAAAACGAAAAGAGCCGCCGTTTTCAGGCGGCAGCCCTCCCCGCATTATACTAAGGCACTCCGGTTAAGGTTTTACCGTTGCAAACCATTTTTCTTTGCCATTGACGATTTCAAGGATCACGACGCTCTTCTTGGGATTGCCGCCCTCGAGGGTGAATGTCCCCGTTGTCCCAGAAAACTTCAGCTTCCGCAGGGCTTCGGCGATTTTTTCCCGATCCGTGGTTGTCCCCGCTTCCGTCATAGCCTGGGCCGCGATATAGATGCTGTCATAGCCGAGAGCCGCGCCGCTGGTCAGCGTTTCGAGACTGTATTTTTCCGCGAACTTCTTGACAAAATTCTGTACGGCGGGGTCGGGATCCCCGGTGGAATAGTGATTCGTGTAATAGCAGTTTTCAAACAGCGCCGCGTTGTCCTCGATCTTGGTCTCGATGCTGCTCCAGCCGTCGGCCCCGACGAGAGCGCCGGTGTAGCCCGCTTCTCTGGCCTGTACGACCATCAGCGCCGCCGTGCCGTAATAATAGGGCATAAAGATCATTTCCGCGCCGCTTTCTTTGATTTTCGTGAGCTGGGCCGAAAAATCCACGTCGGTCATGGTCGTCGAGATCTCTTTGGCGACAATTTCGATGTTGAAGGTCTTGCAGGCCACGGAGAAGGACTCGTAGAGCCCGAGAGAATATTCGTCGGCGCTGCAATAGAGGACGGCCGCTTTCTTGACTTTCAGCGTTTCCGAAGCGAATTTGGCGACGATGTAGCCCTGGAAGGAATCCACGAAGCAGGCCCGGAAGACGAAGGACTTTCCTTCCGTCAACATATCCGCGGTCCCGGTCGGCGTCAAAAGCGGCATTTTGTCGACGTCGGCCTTGGCGGCCATGCCCGCGGTCACGCCCGAGGTCAGGGAACCTATGATAATGGGAACGCCGCGCCCCTTCAGCAGCTGATAGGTGTTGGCGCCCTCGGTGGGATCCCGCTTGTCGTCAAGGATGTCGAGTCTGACCTTTTTCCCTAAAATTCCGCCCGCCGCGTTGATTTCCTCGACGGCGATTTTCATGCCCGCCGTGGACTGCTGACCCCCATAGGCCGAATCCCCCGTCATGGGGAGCGTCACTCCTATGACGACTTCGTCGCTACCGCCCGCGCCAAGGGCAAGCGTAGAAAACATCGCGAGAACCACGCACAAAACCGATAAAAAACCTTTTTTCATCTGTAACCCCCTTTTCCGGTGTGCCCGGAAT
Above is a window of Fusobacteriaceae bacterium DNA encoding:
- a CDS encoding 2-dehydro-3-deoxygalactonokinase produces the protein MEKKIVAIDAGTSNVRIRITEGGVVIARAKSKAGVKIGKKAFAEQLYALLTETLSENRVDKNDIEGIFASGMITSPLGLAEVPHEPLPVSAETLARRLRQFSFGEFALTLIPGVKKAKDELKFRGLNLIDVIRGEETEIIGVMAETGLREPALLILPGSHNKFVEASGGEILDFTTTLSGELLEALTKHTILEASVDGAFAEALDPDFLRTGLEAGRRYGINRGAFMLRGLDLREKLTLTRKQNFLLGLVLSGDLDVLAKNYYAEQYRNLFVVGGGILAKGLYTLISGYYPKNVVRLLDSDEFSVKGVLEIAGRLRETHVL
- a CDS encoding DUF3298 and DUF4163 domain-containing protein, encoding MRKIIGVLLLSGMLLWGGENDSLVFKTIGVAETFYLPVSSENGYTINISFTWPDGYKDPEILKKLQRQFLTKNFGEDYADMTAEEALQTFYRSEVESYKEENGDIASDETWSLAWEYHSENKILFHNADILQYAINYWQFSGGAHGTGGTSYSLLDLKTGNELSAADIFKAGTEDKIRELIIPGLLTYWEAKSLDDVVDEDGKKDLMDNLWQPGTNFGVTATGIIFSYSDYELGYYALGQPESLVPWEKILPCLREDSPVWPVAAAGGR
- a CDS encoding AAA family ATPase; the protein is MRKLPTAVDDFKKIIDGGYYYVDKSMLIAKILESASDVLMFQRPRRFGKTVNLTMLFYYFDIGRAEENRRLFRDLKIAQSEYFLEQGCYPVIYLSFKDIRSKDFAECKTNIYKAFLHLLDHFSFIYDKLSQGSRFIYDDLMRSKDSIFLVNAIFYLSKFLYEFYGKPVIILVDEYDAPVIDSWHKDYYRDIGDFWRTLFSSGLKGNPYMKFSVLTGLFRLTRDDLYAKMLNSIIDTPYEGTVTRGENFFSFNEGEVVQILKEYGLSHMMESVRKWYGGYQYGNEEVYNPWSVIMFAKQREFRTYWINPVNIDAITQLLGLMEDYDFRDLATLLQNESIRKYIFRSLPFPLVISDKKIWTFLLDIGYLTLKRDSVEEGCGYLRIPNREVYTFFRCSFIEKFVGLSSPHFEELLSSVRGGVITGQNSFEENLQAIVHAKSRELAPGNSDIFCYGFTFSLAMALQREYAFYVNIVEKIGKIELLLRPKDKNQEGYALALKSLRDGESHDEALAEAHEAMDKSGYKALFAESGISRVTAVAVTLYGDAFRIRQKGF
- a CDS encoding putative DNA binding domain-containing protein — protein: MIFGQESETLEFKKTTAEAKDAVIDVVAMLNKHGRGEVYFGIQNDGRVLGQTVSGSSLRDISRFLTENIKPQIYPTIEKVNIDYKDCIRVQFEGENSPYFAFGKAYIRVADECKQISPEELEGLFKKKRGMVSPWDSAPSGKTADDVNTNFLRSYIKKANESGRLSYKFTNRDDILRRLELMKGGVPNNTAIAMFGKNSPLEIQMAVFATDVKHTFIDIGRARGTINQLVDIGEQYIRRNIRWRVIRDGSPQRTEIPEVPMDAVREALLNSFVHRDAEIPQTNEIAIFSNRIEIYNPGTFPEGLTPEDYINGSETSVQRNPLLAKIMYYSKDIERFGTGLRKIARECGSAGVKYGFNLGKMGFTVIFYRQAVESDLNIDANLEDNAGNYEGNVVGNVGNSEGNGIENMLEDEFVEKVRNEFGETDYKFVENPDEFVEKFVEKGVQRTIVKLMIMQPKISAAKIAEDVQMTPRGVQKNIAKLKKLGLVERIGADKGGHWVVKSPE
- a CDS encoding tautomerase family protein, whose product is MPTYQVYVNQNKLTKAQKQAIAAAITDGHVAKTGAFPYYVQVIFHEIPDENRYVGGKPYGDHMWIRGDVRKRTPEQNRALMLELTERISAVCDFRKSDVWIDLNATEPTNILKFGTIFPPAGQEQAWYDALPDEVKRLIGDLGK
- a CDS encoding antitoxin VbhA family protein, translating into MPYTAITIDRNALTIMDVPFPDLETLENAAEAIGSNMFEGYHPTKRGIEIIRDYCLGKMSFEQLVVFAKAKRYAE
- a CDS encoding ABC transporter substrate-binding protein; amino-acid sequence: MKKGFLSVLCVVLAMFSTLALGAGGSDEVVIGVTLPMTGDSAYGGQQSTAGMKIAVEEINAAGGILGKKVRLDILDDKRDPTEGANTYQLLKGRGVPIIIGSLTSGVTAGMAAKADVDKMPLLTPTGTADMLTEGKSFVFRACFVDSFQGYIVAKFASETLKVKKAAVLYCSADEYSLGLYESFSVACKTFNIEIVAKEISTTMTDVDFSAQLTKIKESGAEMIFMPYYYGTAALMVVQAREAGYTGALVGADGWSSIETKIEDNAALFENCYYTNHYSTGDPDPAVQNFVKKFAEKYSLETLTSGAALGYDSIYIAAQAMTEAGTTTDREKIAEALRKLKFSGTTGTFTLEGGNPKKSVVILEIVNGKEKWFATVKP